The sequence below is a genomic window from Cucumis melo cultivar AY chromosome 5, USDA_Cmelo_AY_1.0, whole genome shotgun sequence.
TCAACTTAGGTCGATTGGGCATATCTTTTTCCTACCTTCAAATTGTAAACATTTATATTCACCAATTCACTTTAGTTAATCttgaaatattgtttttcatgTTGGAATTGGTGATTAACTATCTATCTACTGAATCTTTTTTGCTTCAGACTTCAGAGGGTCATTTCAAAATGTTCAATAACCAACTCTGATGTACAATTCGATCAAGTTTCTGTAGAAGATGATGTGCAAGAAGCTTTATCTTCTGTAGAAGGCGATTGTTCACTTGCAATTGTGCAATTGAATTCTGGATTCCTCGAGGCTGAAACTTTGACGCTACAGACAGAACCTCTGAGTTTATTGACTGAAGGGACTTATGTTGATAGTCTTTTGACAACTTTGCCTGTATGCTGCCttggaaatttctttttctctataaTTTAATGTACTTCACCTTGTTATGGATGAAGATAATAGTTCAAATCCGTTAATCAGGCAATAGATCGACTCTTTTTCTGTAATTGTAGGTTTTATCTGAGGAGGAGCAGAATGTTCTTGCAGCAACTCCAGCTCATCCTGCTGGATTATACGGTAAGACCCCCCTACCAAAGTTTAATGCTGAAGTGATATAAATGATCTTAAGCTAGTATTTCTTGCAATCATAACAAAGGTTTTCCCCAACTAGAGTTCTAAACTTCCAGAAGTTTGAAGACGTGAAAACCCAGGGTCTTGACTTTGGTCTGAGTTAAAATATCTAAACCATTTAACTATTATGCATTTTTGAATAAGAATCCTTAGTTCAACTTTTGAAAAGATGTTTGAGATCATATGGTGCTAGATATACCTCTATGGCTGCTGGGTGATGTTTCAGCCATTATTTGACTATGATTTGATACTTTCAGATATGAACTATGATGAGGCTTTTATGAATCTAGCCTCGTGGTAGTTGTTTCCAACCATAAATAATACCTCTATCTTACAGCTTTATATGCCTCGTGTATCGCGGGCAATCTGGTAGAACAGCTTTGGAATTTTGCTTGGCCTTCTGCCATTGCGTTGCTTCATCCCAGTCTTCTACCAGTTGCAGTTATGGGATTCTTTACTAAGGTAACTAGCTTTTCATCAAGATAAATCATTTTGAATTATGGTGCAAGAGAAATACTCTCTAATATGTTAAAAAGTGTTGACAGCTTGCGTTAATAGTTGGAGGTCCTTTGGTCGGGAAGTTTATGGATAATTTTCCCAGAGTACCAGCATTTACTTGCCTGAATTGTGTTCAGGTATCTTTGTATATTCAAATATGCTTAATATCAGAAATCTGATACTAAAGCACACTTGGAACTTAACTAGCTGAAGCTGAAGCCATTATCTTTGTAATTCAGGCTGCTGCGCAATTGCTATCTGCTTCAATGGTTATTTATGCCCATACTGTTCCTCATACTGCTGCATCGTCCTCCATACTTCTCCAGCCTTGGTTTGTTACACTGATCTTTGCTGGAGCCATAGAGAGGCTTTCTGGAATAGCACTGGGGGTTGCAATGGAGCGTGATTGGGTTGTGTTGGtaggtttgttttaaaattatccGTATTGTTGTTATTCAAGGTATATCTCTAAAACTAGAAATTTGTTTTGATGTACAGTTAGCTGGAATCAATAGGCCTATTGCACTTGCAGAAGCTAATGCTGTTCTTAGTAGAATTGACCTTCTCTGTGAGGTAAATGGGGCGTCTGAATTCCACTTCTTTTCAGCTCCATGTAATCTTGATTTTCTGTTGGTTAATCATTATATAATCTAACAAAAAGTTACCATTTAGGCGTTCACCTTAACTATATGGAAACTTGCACTCAATTGACTAAGGTATTCTTAATGTGCAGATAGTTGGAGCATCTTTATTTGGCATTATCCTTTCCAAGTATGATCCAGTAACTTGCTTGAAGTTCGCTGCAGGTTTAATGTTATGGTCCTTGCCAGTTGTGGTAATTACTTGTTCCCCTGCTAATTAGATGTTTATTGAGAGGTACATTTGTTAATTGTTATACGGGTTGCACCAGGTCCTACTTACATGGTTAACCAACCAACTCTCTACCGGTGTTCTTGATCGTGCAAAGTGTTTGCAAACTTGTTGTGGCGATCCCAATGAAGTAACTTCACCTAGTGCTGAGAATATATGTAACCTTCACTAACCATTATGTAACCCAAACAAAGTTGCTTCAATagttttctttctctctaaTATCAGTTTTTGTGCTTTCAGTGGATGTGGGTGTAGAAGTTATTAAAAATGGATGGAAAGAGTACTTGCAGCAACCAGCGCTTCCTGCAAGCCTTGCCTATGTGCTCCTCTACTTCAATGCTGTCCTTGCTCCTGGCAGTTTGATGACAGCATTCTTAACTCAGCAAGGTATATTTTCAACTCCATACTCAATATGATTATCGTACTTTTAAAGTTGTTCTTCCAAGCAGTTGCAGCTTCAACATATGTGATGCCCTCTTATAGAATCATTAGCATTATTGTTCGTGTAAAACCTTAGCTAGATCACATTAACAAATTGCTAAACATCAAATAATTCAATTCCTTGGTCCTTAAAAATCGGTGGATCTAATTCCTAACTTAATCAACGACCATACCACTGCCAAAATCCCAATACTCCTTTCTTTGGTACTTGTATTTCTGGAAAAATTATATCTATTCCTTGACTTGCTTTCTGAAACTTTGTTCTTTGGCTTTGAATGATTAAATTTTTACTTCTGGTTGTTAAACTTACAGGTCTTAGTCCATCAATAATTGGTGGTTTTAGTGGATTATGTGCTTTCATGGGTGTTACTGCAACCTTTGTATCCGCAAATTTGGTCAGGCAATTTGGAATTTTGAAGGTTAAATTTTCTTCCATGTTTCTTCTCGTAATACCATGTGGGTTCTATATCTTGGGCATTGTCTCATGCACTTCCTAGTTCCATTTGTCAGGCTGGAGCAGTTGGGTTAATATTTCAGGCTGCACTTTTGACAGTTGCTGTTGCTGTGTACTTGAGCGGGTCTCTTTCCCGGCAGAGtcctcttcttttcttcttagcTATGATCGTAAGAATCAAACTCCTACACAGAATCAGTTCCAGTGGGCAAGCTAATCTGATTTTCGATAATTGTGGTCCATAAATTAGCTTGTTTATGTTCAAAATTTCACCATCTGCAATTTAGGTTAATGTTATTCATAGACAAGGGAGAATTTGACTCATCTTGTTTGTAGGATGTTAACGAATGTTGCTCTTAGCTAAAAATTTGATGCATCAGATAATCTTTTCATCTTTTGTTTTCCTAAATGATTGTCCTATATGCAGGTTTTATCTAGGCTCGGACACATGTCATATAATGTTGTAGGGCAACAGATTCTTCAAACTGGTATACCATCATCCAAAACGAACCTCATTGCATCAACAGAGGTCTCAGTAGCTAGTTTAGCAGAGTCTATAATGTTGGGAGTTGCAATAATTGCCAACGATACTTCACATTTCGGATTCCTAGCGATGCTGTCACTTCTATCTGTTGTTGGAGCAGCAGCGATTTTCTGCCAATGGTTGTTGAATCCAACTGATGAACAAAGGAAACTTTTTTCTTTCAGCTCTCAGTTTGAGGTAAGTGAAAAATGCCCAGCTAAAACTATTGAAACTTTAACTCGCTTGTGTCAGTTCAAAATACTAAATATATATCAGAAACAAAGGGAAGTGGTATCCCTACCATAACGAAACCACTTCGATAACTCTTTGTTGTTAGTTTATCTTTGGAGTTCTCATTTGACTGGACTCCAGTGTCGTTGTTAACTGCTTATAGATATGATTTTTCTTACAAGAATTAGTTAGATTTGCTGTACAAGATTTTTAATTGGTAAAGTAATTAGATCTGTCATAGTAGATAACATTAAAATTAAAGAGCACTCATGAAGGTTGCACTATTGAACCCTGAGAAGTAGCGAAGCTGCCGTTTAGCTAAAAACTTCTTGCTAAAACCAATTCTGTCCCTGTCGGCAAAGGCAGGAAACAAGACCCAAAGAATCATTACATCGATGGTGCCAGTGGAAAGAAAACcaacttaagttaaattgaCCAAAGAAAGAATTCAGTTGGTGGATTTATAGAGTCTACCTACCACTTTGTACGAGTGAGAAGCTGAAAAACAAACGCTATAGAGGCAAAGGCATCCTTTTCTAGTTCGCAACTTCTCTATATTTCTACAATGACGCTGGCGTGTTATGTTGTGTCAAAGTAACTTTGAGAATAAACTCTTATCTAAAAGACCTTGGACTTGAGTTAATAGAGATGTACCTGTATTTGAGGATCTTCCAAACTTTTTGATCAATGTGGGATTACATGTCCTCTTCACAAATTCCTTACAACTAACTAACTATAGAAGTGTTTGGCTCAATGAGTTGGAGTTGAGAGAGTGAAGCCAACTCCACCCTCGCTTGGCCCAAGAAATTTGGACCCCACATCTAAAAAATGGATCATTTTCAAGTCTTATGAACTCCTTACCACGGGCCAATGGCTAAGCAACTTTCCAAACTTCGCAACTCTCAGACTAAACCACCTCACTTCTCGTCCCAGATGTCCCTGTATAATTAGATTGCCAATATATAAGTATGTAtacaatgagtttttttttttttttttctaaaaagaaacaTACAAGATGAATCGACACAAATCAAATAACAACCTTAGGAGGGGGAAGAGAGCGCCACCCCACCCAACTACTACTTACATAAAAGCCTTCAAATCTAGAGATATGAACAAGAAGGCCAAGCCTCTAGAGATGGGATCGTACGTACGGGGTATATAATCAGGTCTTTTGTCATCAACCATGGACTTAAAGTTCTTGTGTACAATTTTCGACGAGTAGGTGGAACGGAAAGGTCATAATGCCCATAGTTTTCTTGTCAACTAAATGTTGTGGGGCGAAACGATTGTCATGCAATTGctaatataaaagaaaattagatttatctgatccaaaaataataataataaaagaaaattaagaattttttttaattatgtaaGATATGCATTTGTTCcataaaacttcaaattttttaaatctaatatattttttttcatgaaGTTCTAAGTAAAGCTGAGGGATATGACATGTCACTAAAAGAAACATTTACTACTAACTTGGAGGATTATGATTATCGTTTATTGTTTGCCTGACAATTCATTCAATGTTGGCAGATGTCCTGATGCTAAAGCTGTGTTTGACATAAGCTGGAGCTTTTGGATTCTTGATACGTAGCACACAAATTAATACGTAAATTGGGAGGTCAAGCCCATACCATTCTCTCTTTAATGTGCTTATATTTACTTTGTGGGTAAATGAATACACAGTGAAATGAAACAAACCTCCCACGACATATTTCAAAAGCTAGACTAGACTCAATATCAATTCTGACGTTGTACATACCTTTCCTGTTCATCTTGTAAAGCAATCAGTTCATTTAGCTTGAATACTTTTTCCTTCTATGGTGTGAAGAATCTTTTAGTGAAGCTCCATTTTAACaaaaaaagggaaaggaaagaataagaaaaggTCCAGGGGGGGGTACCTTTGAATCATGCTGCTTTTTCTTTCCAGCTTGAACATAGCAAGACTAAAGGACTGTTTCACTGTTTCATGTTCTTCATTTAATTCTTGCATAGTAGTAAATCATCATGAATCCATTATCTGGAAGGATCGAGATTTTTACCTCACTTCCTCTTGAAAATTATTGAGATATTTGAGTTTTGAAAAGAAGTCTGAGTAAGATTCTGAAGTTTTTCAGTTTCTTTTTAGTTAAAACAGCAAAGAACAGAGAGAGTACCTTTTGTGTTGGTGTAATTCCACTTCCATGGTTCCATCAGCTGATAAAAAAAATGTGCACAATAGTGACTGTTGCTTGATGGTAACCATCAATGGCTTAAATTGTACCTCAtgttatttattaaatttatcttcTCTTGTTTTTCTGCTGCTTTCATGTTCTGAAAAATTGAAGATGAGTGACCAATTAGACTTTAGTTTCATAGTACTGGACACTTCTCCATCTACTTTACTTGTCCTGACTCATTTTGGCATTTATTGTCATGAAATATTGTGATTTTGTTCAAGCCCACAAggttaactttttttttttcattcccacTCAGTTTCCTTTCATCAGCCAGGTTAGAGAGATTCAGCTactaatgaaaagaaaaagaaagaaaaagttcaCCCTATTCTCCATTGTGCAACGGAATCTACTTTCTTTAGGTTCTTTGAAACCCATGCTCCCAACTTTTCCGAGTGTGGAGTTGCAAACAGTTCACCttgggttttttttcttttcgatATGAAACTATATTGAATGAGTTGATTGAAGTAGACAAGATTGATATAACCATTGACTTAACTATGAAAAGCGGACCAAACAAGATAATGAAAACATCAATTTTCATGTCAAAATGTATATCAACGTCACGCTCAGTTTTCGAAATTAGTAGATAGAAAAACAACAATTGAGATGTGTGGAGTATGGATTGACATGTTAGAAGAAATGCCTAAATCTTTAGTGGAAGACAAAAATTACGTGGTTACTCACTAATAACATCTTGTCTTCTTGAAAAGGATATGCTATTTGTATATAACCCCACACTTCTTTTTCCTTGTCACCAAAAGAAAGACCAGATTTTATCTGAGGttaagaaaaggaaaacaataGTTTACAAACAGGTTCATTTTTCTATCTCTCGATCTCATGAAAGAGTTTAGAGTTGAAAAACATTTCCATTCTAAACCccatgatgttttttttttcttttttttctctctttaattTATTGATGAAACATTGGAGAGATTTGAATGGAAATTGATGGTTTTAGAAATCCAAAGCACAAGAGCCAAGAAGTTGAAATCTTTGTGTGAAGGTAAGTGCGTGCATTGGCCGTTGGGCAGCCGGCAGCGGCTCGTAGAGGCCACGCAGCACCTGACCTCGTAAGCCTACAACGTCCCACCCATCTACTCACGTGCACGTACACGTGCACCTTTTTTccatttccttttttcttcttttttttttttctttttgattagAGATTCCTATCTATTTATACCGTCAAATTTACGATGCGTATAATTTTTATCTACATGGTTCACGTAAAAGTTTTATTTGCAATTGACATAATTTCTGTT
It includes:
- the LOC103494075 gene encoding solute carrier family 40 member 3, chloroplastic, coding for MAIGYTLALSQPYSFSCFKFSIREVSLLSHSSRVRYSFVSCRRLKNLSQTCISSSSRLQRVISKCSITNSDVQFDQVSVEDDVQEALSSVEGDCSLAIVQLNSGFLEAETLTLQTEPLSLLTEGTYVDSLLTTLPVLSEEEQNVLAATPAHPAGLYALYASCIAGNLVEQLWNFAWPSAIALLHPSLLPVAVMGFFTKLALIVGGPLVGKFMDNFPRVPAFTCLNCVQAAAQLLSASMVIYAHTVPHTAASSSILLQPWFVTLIFAGAIERLSGIALGVAMERDWVVLLAGINRPIALAEANAVLSRIDLLCEIVGASLFGIILSKYDPVTCLKFAAGLMLWSLPVVVLLTWLTNQLSTGVLDRAKCLQTCCGDPNEVTSPSAENILDVGVEVIKNGWKEYLQQPALPASLAYVLLYFNAVLAPGSLMTAFLTQQGLSPSIIGGFSGLCAFMGVTATFVSANLVRQFGILKAGAVGLIFQAALLTVAVAVYLSGSLSRQSPLLFFLAMIVLSRLGHMSYNVVGQQILQTGIPSSKTNLIASTEVSVASLAESIMLGVAIIANDTSHFGFLAMLSLLSVVGAAAIFCQWLLNPTDEQRKLFSFSSQFEMS